CCGTAGACGTCGCTGGCCGCGCCGCCGAAGAAGCTGCCGATCATCCGGGCGACGCCCAAGCATAACAGAGCATGAAGCGTCTGTCCGCTCGCTTTCAGCTCAGCCGGCACTTCGCGGTTAATGAAGATCGCCATCGTGACCGTCAACACGATAAAGATCAAGCCGTGCAGCAGCTGCGTCGGGAATACCCAGACCGGATTCTCGATGACGGAATAAAGATACCACCGAAGCGCCGCCGCCGCTCCGGCCCCCAGTAAAATATAGGGGACCTGAACCCGTTTAAAAATATAAACCGACAATAATAAGAAAGGAATTTCGCTGAGCGAGGAGATCAACATCGACCAGCCCACCCATGCGCTGTCCGCGCCGAGCTCCTTGAAATAGAGAGGGAAGAACGCGTAATAATAGCCCATCGTTATGTGCAGCACGAAGCTCATGCTCAGATACAACATCAGCTTGCGGTTGCGCAGGAGCATCCCCATATGCATCTTGGGCCCGCCGCTCTGATGTCCTTCCACAAGGGGAAACTTCAGAACGAGCAGCAGGCAGATCCCGAACACCGCCAGATTCACCGGAAACAACCAGTCGATATGATCCTTCGCCATCCAGCCGAACAATACCGACATAACCGCGAAACCGAACGTACCCGCCAACCGAATATGGCTGAAGTTGCCGGCGCCTCGCCTGTCCAGCGTTTCGAGGGTGATCGCATCCCCGAGCGCGTAGACGGGGGTTTGGAAGAACATAAAGACGCATATCAGGACAAGCACGTATATAAAGCTAT
The nucleotide sequence above comes from Paenibacillus antri. Encoded proteins:
- a CDS encoding MFS transporter, which encodes MSNRLYSIVLFYFFIYMNNAVYGTFVPVYLEDIGFTNTQIGLLLSVGPLAAILAQPVWGTVSDRAKTKNSVLLLLLAGSALCMLLFPLSYSFIYVLVLICVFMFFQTPVYALGDAITLETLDRRGAGNFSHIRLAGTFGFAVMSVLFGWMAKDHIDWLFPVNLAVFGICLLLVLKFPLVEGHQSGGPKMHMGMLLRNRKLMLYLSMSFVLHITMGYYYAFFPLYFKELGADSAWVGWSMLISSLSEIPFLLLSVYIFKRVQVPYILLGAGAAAALRWYLYSVIENPVWVFPTQLLHGLIFIVLTVTMAIFINREVPAELKASGQTLHALLCLGVARMIGSFFGGAASDVYGMREVFFYNALVAAVCVGVFAVIFRLRADRTGSEASDGFGPSR